A window from Drosophila subobscura isolate 14011-0131.10 chromosome O, UCBerk_Dsub_1.0, whole genome shotgun sequence encodes these proteins:
- the LOC117896538 gene encoding regucalcin, with translation MSYKVEALPDSYAGLGEGPHWDVARQSLYYVDLEVGVIHRYDYKQNKVYKAQIQGEEFASFILPIENRPQEFAVGCNRRCVVVQWDGVAPVAKVLRTLFEVQPGLVDNRINDAKTDPRGRFVGGTMCCTGDIFTQFKGELYDWQAGGEVRKIKGEVGISNGLAWDEKAKKFYFIDTNTLEVNAYDYNVETGAVSNPKVVFDLRKIRPNTPLFPDGMTIDTEGNIYVATFNGGSVFKVNPSSGKILLEIKIPTTQITSVAFGGPQLDILYVTTANKFDQPVPAGTTYKVTGLNAKGYPGVPLKV, from the exons ATGTCCTACAAAGTCGAAGCGCTGCCCGACTCTTATGCCGGCCTGGGCGAAGGCCCCCACTGGGATGTGGCACGCCAGAGCCTGTACTACGTGGATCTGGAGGTGGGCGTCATCCATCGCTACGACTACAAGCAGAACAAGGTGTACAAGGCCCAGATCCAGGGCGAGGAGTTTGCCTCCTTCATTCTGCCCATCGAGAACAGGCCGCAGGAGTTTGCTGTTGGCTGCAACCGGCGCTGTGTCGTCGTCCAGTGGGATGGTGTCGCTCCCGTGGCCAAGGTCCTGCGCACCCTGTTCGAGGTGCAGCCGGGTCTGGTCGATAATCGCATCAACGATGCCAAGACCGATCCCCGGGGACGTTTTGTTGGTGGCACCATGTGCTGCACCGGCGACATTTTCACGCAGTTTAAGGGCGAGCTCTACGACTGGCAAGCCGGCGGTGAGGTGAGGAAGATCAAGGGCGAGGTGGGCATCTCcaatggcctggcctgggacGAGAAGGCCAAGAAGTTCTACTTCATCGACACCAACACGCTCGAGGTCAATGCCTACGACTACAATGTGGAAACGGGCGCGGTGTCCAATCCCAAGGTCGTCTTCGATCTGCGCAAGATCCGACCCAATACCCCGCTCTTCCCCGATGGCATGACCATCGACACCGAGGGCAATATCTATGTGGCAACCTTCAACGGTGGCTCCGTCTTCAAGGTGAACCCAAG CTCTGGCAAGATACTGCTGGAGATCAAAATTCCCACCACCCAGATCACCTCTGTGGCCTTTGGGGGCCCCCAGCTGGACATTCTCTATGTGACGACAGCCAACAAGTTCGATCAGCCCGTTCCCGCTGGCACCACCTACAAGGTGACCGGCCTCAATGCCAAGGGCTATCCCGGTGTCCCCTTGAAGGTTTAG